The Oryza glaberrima chromosome 5, OglaRS2, whole genome shotgun sequence DNA segment TGCTTCACTTTCGTATTTTTGCATTTCTTTTCTGGCCATGAATTTTCAGACTACCATTTAGCACTTACCAGTTATTATTCAGTATTGCTCATTGTATTTGATCTTGAAGATGTTGATACACTAAAAATTAGCTATCTCAGAAAAACATTGTTGACTAGCTAAAGATTTTTGTAGTACTGAGCAGATGCCATTTGTTAACAAATTAGCgacaaaaaataatatatccTCTATCCTGAGTGTGTAAATTCCTCCCGGATGTAATACCCACCAACTTATAAATAATTTTGTGGAATGTAAAGAAATTTTGCCAATGGACTCTCTGAGCACTAAAGGGATTCACCTGATGAATAGTTATTGTAATTAGTGTTGCTTAGTTTGCAATTGTGGCAGTTCTCAATTTGTTAGCTTTCTTCTAGTTTGGCATGGCAACCTTTGGGagccaaccaaacagcccctatgTCTCACTATTCTGAGTGTGTAAATTCCTCCAGGATGTAATACCCACTaattaacaaaataattttatgggATATTAAGAAATTTTGCAATTCAATGAATTCACCACTAATTTACAAAAGAATTTTATGGGACATTAAGAAATTTTGCAATTCAATGAATTCTTAAAGCACTAAAGGGATTCACCAGATAAATAACGTTGGTACCaatgtgtttctttttcttctttttttttttgaagggacTAATGTGTTTCTTTGTTTGGAATCATGGCTATTTTCAGTTTGTTCGCTTCCTTCTAATTGATACTACCTATTTTGATCTTTAAGAGATATTTACTAAAAACGGTGAACATACTCTCAACTAACTAGCTTGCATCAGAGTAGCACATTATAGCACCAAACTGGAATTTTTTCATATTAGGTCAGGAAGTACATCCCATGACTAATGTCCTACTTTGGACAATATCCAATATTGCTAAAACAATTTTGCATAGTTCCCTTTTTTAAAGGCACACGAAACTTGTTGTAAACACATTTGCCTTGTGCAATCGTTTATTGATAATTCTTTTCAGCAGGAAGCCATGATATAGCAAGAGAGGCTCAAATGCGCGAATTGGCTAAGTCTGTTCTGTATTAATATTTGCAGTTGTTCTTCTATAAGCCAAACCTGTGGTGGCCGAATGGCATGGGAAAGCAATCCTTATACAATGTTGAGATTGGTGTGGATGCCAATGGATTCGGTGAATCTGATTCATCGAATCATCATTTTGGATTCCGTAAGATTGAGAGTACAATTGATGGTTCTACCGGTGGGAGGTATAACTGATTATTTTATGTGTCTAGTACAGTACATAATACTTGAGCTCGTGAAAACGTGCTATTGCCAAATATCTCATCTGCAGGATCTTCAAGGTAAACGGTGAACCTGTTTTCATCCGAGGAGGGAACTGGATATTGTCAGATGGCCTTCTTCGATTAACAAGGAAGCGGTATATGACTGACATCAAGTTTCATGCTGATATGAACTTTAATATGCTTCGCTGTTGGGGTGGTGGATTAGCAGAAAGGCCtgatttttatcatttttgtgATATCTATGGTTTGATGGTATGCTTAAGTTTCCCTTCCATCATTGTCAATTGATTGGCTGTATTTCCTCATTCAAGTTACAATACGTTGGGTCATAATAAAGAGTAATAAGTTTCTATGTATATACTTGTTGCCTTCTTGAAGCAATATCAATTATTCTCTACTTCTAGGATTCAGGAAACTGATCATAATCACTGTCTACTTCTAGGATTCAGAAAACTGATCATAATCACTGTTGGAATTCATTGTCTTGAATGGATTTGTAAACCAGATATAGTGTTAAATGCTCTTCTATATTTTAGTGGCAGATTTATTATAGTTAAATCCTTAGTTATTGTTAACTTATTTCCCCTGGTTCTGTGGCATGTTAAATGATACTCAAAGGATCAACAATTATGTGCAGGTTTGGCAGGAATTCTGGATAACTGGAGATGTTGATGGACGAGGAATTCCAATATCAAATCCAAATGGTCCTTTGGACCATGATCTCTTCCTTCTATGTGCTAGAGATACTGTCAAATTACTTAGGAATCATGCTAGCCTAGCTCTATGGGTTGGTGGAAATGAACAAGTCCCACCAGTTGACATTAACAAAGCACTGAAGAATGATCTGAAGTTACATCCTATGTTTGTAAGTAACCATACAACAAAAAGTCCAGGAAAGGATAAATCAGAAGACCCAACTGACCCAAGTAAATACCTTGATGGCACTCGAGTGTACGTCCAAGGATCAATGTGGGATGGTTTTGCCAATGGGAAAGGCGACTTTACTGATGGTCCATATGAGATTCAATATCCAGAGAGCTTTTTCAAGGACAGTTTCTACAAATATGGGTTTAATCCTGAAGTTGGGTCTGTTGGGGTTCCAGTTGCAGCAACAATTAGAGCAACAATGCCCTCAGAAGGTTGGAGCATTCCAATTTTTAAGAAGAGGATCGATGGGTACATAAATGAAGTACCAAATCCAATATGGGATTACCACAAGTACATCCCCTACTCAAAACCAGGGAAAGTCCATGATCAGATTGAACTGTATGGCCATCCAAGTGATCTCGACGATTTCTGTGAAAAAGTAATTTTGGAGTACCATCCTTTTGTCTCCAGGATATTTATGCTTCAGTATCATATGTATTTTAGTTTCATTGCTAAATTGTGTTTTTAACCTTCAGGCACAATTGGTCAATTATGTTCAGTACAGAGCACTTCTGGAAGGATGGACTTCTTTCATGTGGACAAAGTTTACAGGTGTTTTAATTTGGAAGACACAAAATCCATGGACTGGGCTACGAGGACAGTTCTATGATCATCTCCTAGATCAAACAGCTGGGTTTTATGGTTGCCGTTGTGCTGCTGAACCAATTCATGTACAGCTGAATTTGGATAGTTACTTCATAGAGGTACATTTCTACAACTTGCAAAATCTGAACCCAACCACACATTCTATGACATAAGCCCATGAAAAGTGACTTTTTTTCTAGGTGGTAAACACTACAGCCGATGAACTTCGGGATGTGGCTGTCGAAATTTCAGCATGGGATCTAGATGGCGCGTCCCCATATTACAGAGTTACTGAGAAAATAGCAGTGCCACCAAAAAAAGTGCAGCAAGTCACGAAGATGTCATATCCTAAGACGAAGAACCCAAAGCCTGTATATTTTCTACTTCTCAAACTTTTTAAGCTGTCAGACAACCAGGTACTCTCCAGGAACTTTTACTGGC contains these protein-coding regions:
- the LOC127773687 gene encoding mannosylglycoprotein endo-beta-mannosidase — its product is MAAAAAAAAAAAAAAAAEVGKRVLDTGWLAARSTEVALTGEQLTTTDPPPADPEPTAPWMHAAVPGTVLGTLLKNKLIPDPFYGLNNESIIDIAKSGRGHYTFWFFTTFQCAPAGHQHVSLNFRGINYSAEVYLNGHKEVLPKGMFRRHTLDITDVLRPDGKNLLAVLVHPPDHPGAIPPQGGQGGDHEIGKDVATQYVEGWDWMCPIRDRNTGIWDEVSISVTGPVRIMDPHLVSTFYDDFKRSYLHCTLQLENRSSWLSDCKLKIQVSTELEGNICLVEHLQSYEISVPPNSVLEYTIPPLFFYKPNLWWPNGMGKQSLYNVEIGVDANGFGESDSSNHHFGFRKIESTIDGSTGGRIFKVNGEPVFIRGGNWILSDGLLRLTRKRYMTDIKFHADMNFNMLRCWGGGLAERPDFYHFCDIYGLMVWQEFWITGDVDGRGIPISNPNGPLDHDLFLLCARDTVKLLRNHASLALWVGGNEQVPPVDINKALKNDLKLHPMFVSNHTTKSPGKDKSEDPTDPSKYLDGTRVYVQGSMWDGFANGKGDFTDGPYEIQYPESFFKDSFYKYGFNPEVGSVGVPVAATIRATMPSEGWSIPIFKKRIDGYINEVPNPIWDYHKYIPYSKPGKVHDQIELYGHPSDLDDFCEKAQLVNYVQYRALLEGWTSFMWTKFTGVLIWKTQNPWTGLRGQFYDHLLDQTAGFYGCRCAAEPIHVQLNLDSYFIEVVNTTADELRDVAVEISAWDLDGASPYYRVTEKIAVPPKKVQQVTKMSYPKTKNPKPVYFLLLKLFKLSDNQVLSRNFYWLHLPGKDYKLLEQYRQKQIPLKINSKISISGSGYKVRMSIENRSKKPENANSVSTMNLADANGSDRIGEEAIQDGHSSGLWGKIRRGLSITRSDDNVRTVEVKGADSGVSFFLHFSVHTSEPSSSQDVYKDTRILPVHYSDNYFSLVPGEKMAIDISFEAPQGSTPRVILKGWNYHLDHAVTL